One window of Nocardia nova SH22a genomic DNA carries:
- a CDS encoding alpha/beta hydrolase: MFGKMLRGSIIAVALVLAGTASAGAQPAPAVADGSAVTGSWRLDPRTEQLRVHSAAMNTDIMVKVQLPADPDAAAPVLYLLNGGGGGQDSATWERNTDVAGFLSGKQTYVVQPVGGRWSYYTDWRVPDPKLGVYKWKTFLTEELPPLIDAQYRTTGANALAGLSTSGTSVLQLPIAKPGLYRSVAAYSGCAQISDPIGREFVKLSVQTWGGGDVDNMYGPDDDPMWAANDPYVHADGLRGLNLFVSTGTGVPGMYDVYGGEHMQPGPRGYLDQMVIGGVIEAAANWCTHNLATRLGELNIPATFDFQPTGTHSWGYWQDALKRSWPVLAAGLGIPA, translated from the coding sequence ATGTTCGGAAAGATGCTGCGCGGCAGCATTATCGCCGTCGCCCTGGTGCTGGCGGGGACGGCATCCGCGGGTGCGCAGCCCGCACCCGCCGTCGCGGACGGTTCCGCCGTCACCGGCAGCTGGCGGCTCGACCCCCGCACCGAACAACTGCGGGTGCATTCGGCGGCGATGAACACCGACATCATGGTGAAGGTGCAGCTGCCCGCCGATCCGGACGCCGCCGCGCCGGTGCTGTATCTGCTCAACGGCGGTGGCGGCGGCCAGGATTCGGCGACCTGGGAACGCAACACCGATGTCGCGGGCTTCCTGTCGGGTAAGCAGACCTATGTGGTGCAGCCGGTCGGCGGCCGCTGGAGCTACTACACCGATTGGCGGGTGCCGGATCCGAAACTCGGTGTGTACAAATGGAAGACGTTCCTCACCGAGGAACTGCCCCCGCTGATCGACGCGCAGTACCGGACCACCGGCGCCAACGCGCTGGCCGGCCTGTCGACCTCCGGCACCTCGGTGCTGCAACTGCCGATCGCCAAGCCCGGACTGTACCGCTCGGTGGCCGCGTATTCCGGCTGTGCCCAGATCAGCGATCCCATCGGCCGTGAGTTCGTGAAACTGTCGGTGCAGACCTGGGGCGGCGGCGATGTGGACAACATGTACGGCCCCGACGACGACCCGATGTGGGCGGCCAACGATCCCTACGTCCATGCCGACGGCCTGCGCGGGCTGAACCTGTTCGTCTCCACCGGAACCGGCGTCCCCGGAATGTACGACGTCTACGGCGGTGAGCACATGCAGCCCGGCCCGCGCGGCTACCTGGACCAGATGGTCATCGGCGGCGTGATCGAGGCGGCGGCGAACTGGTGCACGCACAATCTGGCGACTCGCCTGGGGGAGCTGAACATTCCGGCGACCTTCGATTTCCAGCCCACCGGCACTCATTCGTGGGGGTACTGGCAGGACGCGCTGAAGCGGTCGTGGCCGGTGCTCGCGGCCGGGCTGGGCATCCCGGCCTGA
- a CDS encoding Lrp/AsnC family transcriptional regulator, translating to MDTTTTLDELDHRLIHALQLDARAPFSRIADVLGVSDQTVARRYRRLRTSNALRVVAVPDARQPGQVEWLVRIQCAPAAAADMAAGLARRTDVSWVTITSGGAEITCIARTGSQRHSDDLFLQKLSRTPRLVNITAHRLLRYLAGVGGWSGRTSALSADQAATLTPQRPAARPIRPDAADEKLIRALARDARADYRTLVAASGYPESTVRRRIDQLLASGAMHYDVDIDPAALGYEIEALLWLTVSPGRLTEVAAALGTHSEIAFAAATTGPANVVAFLAARDADALFDYLSTDLGALDGLQRVETAPIMRTVKRAGAAFLP from the coding sequence GTGGATACCACCACCACCTTGGACGAGTTGGATCACCGGTTGATCCATGCCCTGCAACTCGACGCGCGAGCGCCTTTCAGCCGGATCGCGGACGTGCTCGGCGTCTCGGATCAGACGGTCGCGCGCCGCTACCGCCGGTTGCGGACCTCGAACGCGCTGCGCGTGGTGGCGGTACCCGACGCCCGGCAGCCCGGACAGGTCGAATGGCTGGTCCGCATCCAGTGCGCGCCCGCTGCGGCGGCGGACATGGCGGCCGGTCTCGCGCGCCGCACCGATGTCTCCTGGGTGACCATCACCTCCGGCGGCGCCGAGATCACCTGTATCGCCCGCACCGGCTCACAACGCCACAGCGACGATCTGTTCCTGCAGAAGCTCTCTCGCACACCGCGTCTGGTGAACATCACCGCGCATCGGCTGCTGCGCTATCTGGCCGGGGTGGGCGGCTGGTCGGGACGCACCTCGGCGCTGTCGGCCGACCAGGCCGCGACGCTGACCCCGCAGCGGCCCGCCGCGCGCCCGATCCGCCCGGACGCGGCCGACGAGAAACTGATCCGGGCGCTGGCCCGCGACGCGCGGGCCGATTACCGGACCTTGGTCGCGGCGAGCGGATATCCGGAGTCGACCGTGCGCCGCCGCATCGATCAACTCCTCGCATCGGGTGCGATGCACTACGACGTCGATATCGACCCGGCGGCCCTCGGCTACGAGATCGAGGCCCTGCTGTGGCTCACGGTCTCCCCCGGCCGTCTGACCGAGGTGGCCGCCGCACTGGGAACCCATTCCGAGATCGCCTTCGCCGCGGCCACCACCGGCCCCGCCAATGTGGTCGCCTTCCTCGCCGCCCGCGACGCCGACGCGCTGTTCGACTATCTGAGTACCGATCTCGGCGCCCTCGACGGCCTGCAGCGGGTGGAGACCGCGCCGATCATGCGCACGGTCAAGCGGGCGGGCGCCGCGTTCCTGCCGTGA
- a CDS encoding VOC family protein — translation MTTTQSRDIDYLDHAVILTTDLDGLAARYADLGFTLGPYSAHLLAPESGAEPIASNTANRCVLFGETYLELLGIVDESAPDPWRVGPVAAQREGLRGLVFGCGDADVVARRLESRHLAAGGVLALEREVDTVDGPRTMAARSVHATHRSGGWLGVAQQLTPRYLHQPRYLTHANGARGLDSVVLVVEDERLADEVRCYTELLDLAPRVDSGRHHFDLRAGRVELVAASAFTGDLPGGSHAGLPSFAVARIAVADPAYARELVHGNGIRTHDRPGGFAVDAVDAFGVHLEFVA, via the coding sequence ATGACGACGACACAGTCCCGCGATATCGATTACCTCGACCACGCGGTCATCCTGACCACCGATCTGGACGGGCTCGCGGCCCGCTACGCCGACCTGGGCTTCACCCTGGGACCGTACTCGGCACATCTGCTCGCACCGGAATCGGGCGCGGAACCGATCGCGTCGAATACCGCCAACCGATGTGTGCTGTTCGGCGAGACCTACCTGGAACTGCTCGGCATCGTCGACGAATCCGCACCCGATCCGTGGCGGGTCGGACCGGTGGCCGCGCAGCGAGAGGGCCTGCGCGGGCTGGTCTTCGGCTGCGGGGACGCCGACGTGGTGGCGCGGCGGCTGGAATCGCGGCACCTGGCCGCCGGCGGTGTGCTCGCCCTCGAGCGGGAGGTCGACACCGTGGACGGACCGCGGACGATGGCGGCCCGCAGTGTTCACGCGACCCACCGCAGCGGCGGCTGGCTCGGCGTCGCCCAGCAGCTGACACCGCGGTACCTGCATCAGCCGCGCTACCTCACCCACGCCAACGGCGCGAGGGGACTCGACAGCGTCGTGCTCGTCGTCGAGGACGAGCGGCTGGCCGACGAGGTGCGTTGCTACACCGAACTTCTCGACCTCGCGCCACGGGTGGATTCGGGCCGCCACCACTTCGATCTGCGCGCCGGGCGGGTGGAACTCGTCGCGGCATCGGCGTTCACCGGCGATCTCCCCGGCGGTTCACATGCGGGCCTGCCGTCGTTCGCGGTGGCCCGGATCGCCGTCGCGGACCCGGCTTACGCGCGAGAACTGGTGCACGGCAATGGCATCCGGACGCACGACCGGCCGGGCGGATTCGCCGTGGACGCCGTGGATGCCTTCGGTGTGCATCTGGAGTTCGTCGCATGA
- a CDS encoding carboxylesterase family protein, producing the protein MSGVPVRRRAGECGAVRVELPEGALLGYRDGAIAGFRGIPFARAARFRPPEPAPAWRGARSAVATGPCAPQRVSRLARAIGPQSPWIQDEDCLNLNVWTPDVAGCAPVLVFLHGGGFLGGSGGASWYDGRYLAARGEIVVVTVNYRLGALGYLYLDEFADAGGAGNYGLLDQIRALEWVRERIGAFGGDPRDVTVAGQSAGASSLLAMLSAPAGRACSAARSCRARPARCCRRPPTRRMPRGGGCSTN; encoded by the coding sequence ATGAGCGGTGTGCCGGTCCGGCGGCGGGCCGGGGAATGCGGGGCGGTGCGGGTGGAACTGCCCGAGGGCGCCCTGCTGGGATACCGCGACGGCGCGATCGCGGGATTTCGCGGCATACCGTTCGCGCGGGCGGCTCGATTCCGGCCACCGGAACCCGCACCGGCCTGGCGCGGCGCGCGCTCGGCGGTCGCCACGGGACCCTGTGCACCGCAGCGTGTTTCGCGACTGGCCCGGGCGATCGGGCCGCAGTCGCCGTGGATACAGGACGAGGACTGTCTCAACCTGAACGTCTGGACACCGGATGTCGCGGGATGCGCGCCGGTGCTGGTATTCCTGCACGGCGGTGGCTTTCTCGGCGGCAGCGGCGGCGCGAGCTGGTACGACGGCCGGTATCTGGCCGCCCGCGGCGAGATCGTGGTCGTCACCGTCAACTATCGGCTCGGCGCACTCGGTTATCTCTATCTCGATGAGTTCGCCGACGCGGGCGGCGCCGGGAATTACGGTCTGCTGGACCAGATTCGGGCGCTCGAGTGGGTGCGCGAGCGGATCGGCGCATTCGGCGGCGACCCGCGCGATGTCACCGTCGCCGGTCAGTCCGCCGGAGCGAGTTCGCTGCTCGCGATGCTGTCGGCGCCCGCCGGGCGGGCCTGTTCCGCCGCGCGATCGTGCAGAGCGCGCCCGGCGCGATGCTGCCGCCGACCCCCGACCAGGCGGATGCCACGGGGCGGCGGCTGCTCAACGAATTAG
- a CDS encoding carboxylesterase family protein yields the protein MQSAPGAMLPPTPDQADATGRRLLNELGVDAAGLAKAPVAEILAAQHRVRGSGTGGPLDATPPFHPVATPGLVAADPIAAVGESAGAGTTLMVGTTADEAAAFFTGDPRAETLPADRLDAIAAQWFGDDDPGVRDPAAMTTEYMFTRPAARLAELLRAAGKPCDTYRFAWHPPSNPLRACHCMELPFVFGTRSAWRRAPMLTGADTEITGRITESVQHRWLSFIRDEPIEADPLWGRADERMRPPTPKGI from the coding sequence GTGCAGAGCGCGCCCGGCGCGATGCTGCCGCCGACCCCCGACCAGGCGGATGCCACGGGGCGGCGGCTGCTCAACGAATTAGGCGTCGACGCGGCCGGACTGGCGAAGGCGCCGGTGGCGGAGATCCTCGCCGCCCAGCATCGGGTGCGGGGGAGCGGGACCGGTGGCCCGCTGGATGCGACACCGCCGTTCCATCCCGTCGCCACACCCGGTCTGGTCGCGGCCGACCCGATCGCCGCGGTGGGCGAGAGCGCCGGTGCGGGAACGACATTGATGGTCGGCACCACTGCCGACGAGGCCGCCGCGTTCTTCACCGGTGACCCGCGCGCGGAAACACTGCCCGCCGACCGGCTCGACGCGATCGCCGCGCAGTGGTTCGGCGACGACGACCCGGGCGTCCGCGATCCGGCGGCCATGACGACCGAGTACATGTTCACCCGCCCCGCGGCGAGATTGGCGGAATTGCTGCGTGCCGCCGGAAAGCCCTGTGACACTTACCGTTTCGCCTGGCACCCACCGAGCAATCCGCTGCGCGCCTGCCACTGTATGGAACTGCCGTTCGTGTTCGGCACCCGTTCTGCGTGGCGGCGCGCGCCGATGCTGACCGGGGCCGACACCGAGATCACCGGCCGGATCACCGAGTCGGTGCAACACCGGTGGCTGTCGTTCATCCGTGACGAGCCGATCGAGGCGGACCCGCTGTGGGGTCGCGCGGACGAGCGGATGCGGCCGCCGACTCCGAAAGGAATATGA
- a CDS encoding DoxX family protein gives MQTLIFLGAVLLVLRAAGALGVRRFDTWRSCAAHALAAMLVMTGATHFLPDALSGGPAPTHGDLVPMVPPFVPFPDAMVYLTGVLELLGAAGLVLTGARRRAGIALAVLFAVMLPANIHAALSDIPLGAEAAAPLWERIPEQLIYIAVALWAAGLRWRATATSGGVLRQP, from the coding sequence ATGCAGACCCTGATCTTCCTCGGCGCCGTCCTGCTGGTGTTGCGAGCGGCCGGTGCCCTCGGCGTCCGGCGCTTCGACACGTGGCGCAGTTGTGCCGCCCACGCGCTCGCGGCCATGCTGGTCATGACCGGCGCCACGCATTTCCTCCCGGACGCGCTGTCCGGCGGGCCCGCCCCCACCCACGGTGACCTGGTGCCGATGGTGCCGCCGTTCGTGCCGTTCCCCGATGCGATGGTGTATCTGACCGGCGTGCTGGAACTGCTCGGCGCCGCCGGGCTGGTCCTGACCGGCGCCCGGCGCCGGGCCGGAATCGCCTTGGCGGTGCTGTTCGCGGTGATGCTGCCCGCCAATATCCACGCCGCCCTGTCCGATATCCCGCTCGGCGCCGAGGCCGCCGCTCCGCTGTGGGAGCGCATCCCCGAGCAGCTGATCTACATCGCGGTCGCGTTGTGGGCGGCGGGGTTGCGGTGGCGGGCCACCGCGACATCCGGCGGCGTGCTGCGGCAGCCGTAG
- a CDS encoding ABC1 kinase family protein, with translation MTATETASGPDAATAQPVPALEKFGFSEFRRTTAIGTVIGSRVTRRVVREGLRRPKRRRAMAEGTVDGFEVLGPMFVKLGQLIASSPAAFPDELADACLRCLDDVPPFPAADARAVIEADLGAPISELFAEFDDEPLSAASVAQVHACVLADGRPAVLKIQRPDIARRMIVDLRAAYRLAGMLAKRSENARVANAEGVVRDLYDATVAELDFRNEARNQIQARADLAAFGDNTGVVVPEVYQEYCGRRVLCMERMRGMPLDRFDDIRAVHPDPELLIRRLVKAWVESVVVHGLFHGDVHAGNLWLLDDGRAAMLDFGIVGTMSPQWRAFVRALFHASAIDGDFRPVARALRELDLVDGDADDDATIGRQLATALAPVLSGKLAQLDMGKVAARMVEFGKRRGASGPQQLLLMGKQLGYFERYAVALAPGWRLGQDLYLFRNIFPEEVAAKAAAEGIELPAD, from the coding sequence GTGACGGCTACCGAGACCGCGTCCGGTCCGGATGCGGCGACCGCACAACCGGTACCCGCGCTGGAGAAATTCGGATTCTCCGAGTTCCGGCGCACCACCGCCATCGGCACGGTGATCGGCAGCCGGGTGACCCGGCGGGTGGTGCGCGAGGGCCTGCGCCGCCCCAAGCGCCGGCGTGCGATGGCCGAGGGCACCGTCGACGGCTTCGAGGTGCTGGGCCCGATGTTCGTCAAACTCGGCCAGCTCATCGCCTCCTCACCGGCCGCGTTCCCGGACGAACTCGCCGACGCCTGCCTGCGCTGCCTCGACGATGTGCCGCCCTTCCCGGCCGCCGACGCCCGCGCGGTGATCGAGGCCGACCTCGGCGCCCCGATCTCGGAACTGTTCGCCGAATTCGACGACGAACCGCTGTCGGCGGCCTCGGTGGCCCAGGTGCACGCCTGCGTCCTGGCCGATGGGCGGCCCGCGGTGCTGAAGATCCAGCGCCCGGACATCGCGCGGCGCATGATCGTCGACCTGCGCGCGGCCTACCGGCTGGCCGGAATGCTGGCCAAACGCTCCGAGAACGCCCGCGTCGCCAATGCCGAGGGGGTGGTCCGCGACCTCTACGACGCCACCGTCGCCGAACTGGACTTCCGCAACGAGGCCCGCAATCAGATCCAGGCCCGCGCCGATCTGGCCGCCTTCGGCGACAACACCGGCGTCGTGGTGCCCGAGGTGTACCAGGAGTACTGCGGGCGGCGGGTGCTGTGCATGGAACGCATGCGCGGGATGCCGCTGGACCGCTTCGACGACATCCGCGCCGTCCACCCCGATCCGGAGCTGCTGATCCGCCGCCTGGTCAAGGCATGGGTGGAAAGCGTTGTGGTGCACGGCCTGTTCCACGGTGACGTGCACGCCGGAAATCTGTGGTTGCTCGACGACGGCCGCGCCGCCATGCTCGATTTCGGCATCGTCGGCACCATGAGCCCGCAGTGGCGCGCCTTCGTGCGGGCGCTGTTCCACGCCAGCGCCATCGACGGCGATTTCCGTCCGGTCGCGCGGGCCCTGCGGGAACTGGATCTGGTCGATGGTGACGCCGACGACGACGCGACCATCGGACGGCAGCTGGCCACCGCCCTGGCCCCGGTGCTGTCGGGCAAGCTGGCGCAGCTGGACATGGGCAAGGTCGCGGCCCGGATGGTGGAATTCGGTAAACGGCGCGGTGCGTCGGGACCGCAGCAGTTGCTCCTGATGGGCAAACAGCTCGGTTATTTCGAGCGGTACGCGGTCGCGCTGGCGCCGGGCTGGCGGCTGGGTCAGGATCTGTACCTGTTCCGCAATATCTTTCCCGAGGAGGTGGCCGCGAAGGCCGCCGCCGAGGGCATCGAACTGCCCGCCGACTGA
- the ygiD gene encoding 4,5-DOPA dioxygenase extradiol, whose protein sequence is MSQDVLPAVFLGHGNPMNAIDHNRYTEAWSAFGRTVARPRAILVVSAHWYTNATAVTAMPHPRTIHDFYGFPDELFEVDYPAPGLPELAEQVADVAHPQWVGCDTDSWGLDHGTWSVLVHAFPDASIPVVQLSLNAFEPMDYHLELGRKLAPLRADGVLIVGSGNIVHNLRAVDFGILDGAYDWALRFDEAAREVLTTAPAEAAALDSHPDFAAAVPTPDHYLPLLYIAGLADTEPLTPIVEGHCAGSISMAAYQLGGACPPPVPGPGAPGLPAGVPAVDSNM, encoded by the coding sequence ATGTCGCAGGACGTGCTGCCCGCGGTATTCCTCGGCCACGGCAACCCGATGAACGCGATCGACCACAACCGCTACACCGAGGCGTGGTCGGCGTTCGGGCGCACGGTGGCGCGCCCGCGGGCGATCCTCGTCGTCTCGGCGCACTGGTACACCAACGCCACCGCGGTCACCGCGATGCCGCATCCGCGCACGATCCACGACTTCTACGGCTTCCCGGACGAACTGTTCGAGGTCGACTATCCCGCCCCGGGCCTGCCGGAGCTGGCCGAGCAGGTCGCCGATGTGGCCCATCCGCAGTGGGTCGGCTGCGATACCGACAGCTGGGGCCTCGATCACGGCACCTGGTCGGTGCTGGTGCACGCCTTCCCGGACGCCTCGATTCCGGTGGTGCAGTTGTCGCTCAACGCCTTCGAGCCGATGGATTATCACCTCGAACTCGGCCGCAAGCTCGCTCCGCTGCGCGCCGACGGCGTCCTTATCGTCGGCAGCGGCAATATCGTGCACAATCTGCGCGCGGTCGATTTCGGGATACTGGACGGCGCCTACGACTGGGCGCTGCGCTTCGACGAGGCCGCTCGCGAGGTGCTGACCACCGCGCCCGCCGAGGCCGCCGCGCTGGATTCCCACCCCGATTTCGCCGCCGCCGTCCCCACCCCCGATCACTATCTGCCGCTGCTCTACATCGCGGGCCTGGCGGACACCGAACCGCTGACCCCGATCGTCGAAGGTCATTGCGCCGGTTCGATTTCCATGGCCGCCTACCAGCTCGGCGGCGCCTGCCCGCCACCGGTGCCCGGCCCCGGGGCCCCGGGACTGCCTGCGGGAGTTCCGGCCGTCGACAGCAATATGTGA
- a CDS encoding ATP-binding protein, whose product MSVPQHLPATAGDLRAAGYEPRGVKTEIRENLLAALRAGTDPWPGIVGFERTVVPQLERALLAGHDVVLLGERGQGKTRLLRTLAGLLDEWTPVIDGTELGEHPLAPISPAGRRLAAELGDDLPVTWRHRSERYAEKLATPDTSVGDLIGDVDPVKVAEGRSLGDPETIHFGLVPRAHRGIVALNELPDLAERIQVALLNVMEERDIQVRGYTLRLPLDVLLVATANPEDYTNRGRIITPLKDRFGAEIRTHYPLEVEAETALVRQEADLVAEVGDPLLEVLARFVRALRESTAVDQRSGVSARFAVAAAETVAAAALRRTALTGEQPAVARPVDLESVPAVLRGKVEFESGEEGRETEHLTHLLRRAFADTARRRLAGVDLRPLAEAVSAGHPVTTGERVPGQEVLSALPELPVLQDVADRLGVAAGDSPARIAAAVEFALEALYLGRQLAKDSDDGTATYSS is encoded by the coding sequence GTGAGTGTTCCTCAGCATCTGCCCGCCACCGCGGGCGACCTGCGTGCCGCCGGTTACGAGCCGCGCGGCGTGAAAACCGAGATCCGCGAGAACCTGCTCGCCGCCCTGCGCGCGGGCACCGACCCGTGGCCCGGCATCGTCGGATTCGAGCGGACCGTCGTCCCGCAGCTGGAGCGGGCGCTGCTGGCCGGGCACGACGTGGTGCTGCTCGGCGAGCGCGGTCAGGGCAAGACCCGGCTGCTGCGCACGCTGGCGGGCCTGCTCGACGAATGGACGCCGGTCATCGACGGCACCGAACTCGGCGAACATCCGCTCGCGCCGATCAGCCCCGCGGGCCGCCGCCTGGCCGCCGAACTGGGCGACGACCTGCCGGTGACGTGGCGGCATCGCAGCGAACGCTATGCCGAGAAGCTGGCCACTCCCGACACCTCCGTCGGTGACCTGATCGGCGATGTGGACCCGGTGAAGGTCGCCGAGGGCCGCAGCCTGGGCGATCCGGAGACCATCCACTTCGGGCTGGTACCCCGCGCGCACCGCGGCATCGTCGCCCTCAACGAACTGCCCGACCTGGCCGAACGCATCCAGGTCGCGCTGTTGAACGTGATGGAGGAGCGCGATATCCAGGTGCGCGGCTACACGCTGCGGCTGCCGCTGGACGTGCTGCTGGTCGCGACCGCGAATCCGGAGGACTACACCAATCGCGGCCGCATCATCACCCCGCTGAAGGACCGCTTCGGCGCCGAGATCCGCACCCACTACCCGCTCGAGGTCGAGGCCGAGACCGCGCTGGTGCGCCAGGAGGCCGATCTGGTCGCCGAGGTCGGCGATCCGCTGCTCGAGGTGCTGGCGCGATTCGTGCGCGCGCTGCGCGAATCCACCGCCGTGGACCAGCGTTCCGGTGTGTCGGCCCGATTCGCGGTCGCCGCCGCCGAAACCGTCGCCGCCGCGGCCCTGCGCCGCACCGCCCTCACCGGTGAGCAACCCGCCGTCGCCCGGCCGGTGGATCTGGAGTCGGTGCCCGCCGTGCTGCGCGGCAAGGTGGAATTCGAATCCGGTGAGGAGGGCCGCGAGACCGAGCACCTGACTCATCTGCTGCGCCGTGCCTTCGCCGACACCGCCCGCCGACGGCTGGCCGGTGTGGATCTGCGGCCGCTGGCCGAGGCGGTGAGCGCCGGGCACCCCGTCACCACCGGCGAGCGCGTCCCCGGCCAGGAGGTGCTCTCGGCACTGCCGGAGCTGCCGGTGCTGCAGGATGTCGCCGACCGGCTGGGCGTGGCCGCCGGGGACTCCCCGGCCCGGATCGCCGCGGCCGTCGAATTCGCCCTGGAGGCACTGTATCTGGGCCGCCAGCTGGCCAAGGACTCCGACGACGGAACCGCCACCTACAGCTCCTGA
- a CDS encoding vWA domain-containing protein: protein MTAPDRYSYGPYHDGPDPLAPPLDLRDALDRIGHDVMEGSSPRNALEELLRRGTGRTPGLDELTRRLWQRRAEITRRHRLDGTLQQVRELLDEALQAERTALFPDPSDDARFAEAQLDALPSSTAGAVTELADYQWRSPTGRDNYERIRDLLGRELLDSRFQGMKQALENATPQDVERIRRMMADLNELLAAHARGEDTTAQFDEFMAEHGEFFPENPRDTEELIDILAARAAAAQRMMNSLTPEQQAELSELVGQAFGDSRIAEQVSALDANLRALRPGEDWESGQRFRGEDPMGMGEGAQAMQDLAELDALAEQLGQSYPGARLEDIDLDALARQLGEEATVDAARLAELERELRRQGLFERAPDGSLRLTPKALRRLGEVALRDVIGRLRTHRGQRGNTVAGAAGEPTGSSRPWQFGDTEPWDVSRTVRNAVLRSASAGSPRVSLAVSDVEIAETDQRSRAAVALCVDTSWSMVQDGRWLPMKRTALALQQLISTRYRADALEVITFGRHATTVDIGELTSLEPVWEQGTNLHHALLLAARHLRRHPDAVPVVLVVTDGEPTAHLEPDGSSYFNWPPETRTLAVTLAQVDALAKLGASVSVFVLGENPRLAAFVDIMARRSGGRVIAPDLDGLGAAVVSDYLSGRRR from the coding sequence ATGACAGCCCCCGATCGCTATTCCTACGGTCCCTACCACGACGGCCCCGATCCGCTGGCGCCGCCGCTGGATCTGCGCGATGCGCTCGACCGGATCGGCCACGACGTGATGGAGGGCAGCTCACCGCGCAACGCGCTCGAGGAGCTGCTGCGCCGCGGCACCGGCCGCACCCCGGGTCTGGACGAACTGACCCGGCGGCTGTGGCAGCGCCGCGCCGAGATCACCCGCCGGCATCGGCTCGACGGCACTCTGCAGCAGGTGCGCGAACTGCTCGACGAGGCACTGCAGGCCGAACGCACGGCCCTGTTCCCCGATCCCTCCGACGACGCCCGCTTCGCCGAGGCGCAACTCGACGCGCTGCCGTCGAGTACGGCGGGCGCGGTCACCGAACTCGCCGACTACCAGTGGCGTTCGCCGACCGGCCGGGACAACTACGAACGCATCCGCGATCTGCTCGGCCGGGAACTGCTCGACTCCCGCTTCCAGGGCATGAAGCAGGCCCTCGAGAACGCGACACCGCAGGATGTGGAACGCATCCGGCGGATGATGGCCGATCTCAACGAACTGCTCGCAGCCCACGCCCGGGGCGAGGACACCACCGCGCAATTCGACGAGTTCATGGCCGAACACGGCGAGTTCTTTCCCGAAAACCCGCGCGACACAGAGGAATTGATCGACATCCTCGCCGCCCGCGCGGCCGCCGCCCAGCGCATGATGAACTCGCTGACCCCCGAACAGCAGGCCGAGCTGAGCGAACTGGTCGGCCAGGCGTTCGGCGATTCGCGCATCGCCGAACAGGTGTCGGCGCTCGACGCGAATCTGCGCGCCCTGCGTCCCGGCGAGGACTGGGAATCCGGGCAGCGCTTCCGCGGCGAGGATCCGATGGGGATGGGCGAGGGCGCCCAGGCCATGCAGGATCTGGCCGAATTGGACGCGCTCGCCGAACAACTCGGCCAGTCCTATCCGGGCGCCCGGCTCGAGGACATCGACCTCGACGCCCTGGCCCGCCAGCTCGGTGAGGAGGCGACCGTCGATGCCGCCCGGCTGGCCGAACTCGAACGCGAACTGCGCCGCCAGGGCCTGTTCGAACGCGCACCCGACGGCTCACTCCGCCTGACGCCCAAGGCATTACGCCGCCTCGGCGAGGTGGCGCTGCGCGATGTGATCGGCCGGTTGCGCACCCATCGCGGCCAGCGCGGCAACACCGTGGCCGGTGCGGCGGGGGAACCCACGGGGTCGAGCAGGCCGTGGCAGTTCGGTGACACCGAACCCTGGGACGTCTCGCGCACGGTCCGCAACGCCGTGCTGCGATCGGCGTCGGCGGGCAGCCCCCGGGTATCGCTGGCGGTATCGGATGTGGAGATCGCCGAAACCGATCAGCGCTCCCGCGCGGCGGTGGCGCTGTGCGTCGACACCTCCTGGTCGATGGTGCAGGACGGCCGCTGGCTGCCGATGAAACGCACCGCCCTGGCGCTGCAGCAACTGATCAGCACCAGGTATCGCGCCGACGCGCTCGAGGTGATCACCTTCGGCCGCCACGCCACCACCGTCGACATCGGCGAGCTCACCTCCCTGGAACCGGTCTGGGAGCAGGGCACCAATCTGCACCACGCCCTGCTGCTGGCGGCCCGGCACCTGCGCCGCCACCCCGACGCGGTGCCGGTGGTCCTGGTGGTCACCGACGGTGAGCCGACCGCCCATCTGGAACCGGACGGCAGCTCCTACTTCAACTGGCCACCCGAGACCCGCACCCTCGCGGTGACTCTGGCCCAGGTCGACGCCCTCGCGAAACTCGGTGCCTCCGTATCGGTTTTCGTCCTGGGCGAGAACCCGCGCCTGGCCGCGTTCGTCGACATCATGGCCCGCCGCAGCGGCGGCCGCGTGATCGCACCCGATCTCGACGGCCTCGGCGCGGCGGTGGTGTCGGACTATCTGAGCGGGCGGCGGCGCTAG